Proteins found in one Candidatus Poribacteria bacterium genomic segment:
- a CDS encoding Ldh family oxidoreductase: MQEIVVDSAKLHDFARTLCEKAGLRSEDGETIAKHQVLTDLRGVHSHGTRALPGYLNLVLDGKMNPQPELRIATEGPSFAVVEGDNGMGHLASTFAMETAIKKAKTTGIAAAGVRNAGHFGAAACYAIMAASNQMIGFSTTNTGGASIVAPGGAEAVVANNAMSYALPTGDGHPIVLDMACGVSAWGKIGTLRMYGKPIPEGWLIDETGQPTSDPEKGRFLAPAAGPRGYGLALIMGILAGPLSGGLMACNKEGDPSEHFFFAMDVASFTDYEDYVEEVQRGIDKIHTSKTAEGVEQAYLPGEIEWNNYDNYLESGIPIHVDHLRGLAGIAEKLDVPICWEW; this comes from the coding sequence ATGCAGGAGATTGTGGTAGATTCAGCGAAGTTACACGATTTTGCTCGGACGCTTTGCGAAAAGGCAGGATTGCGTTCGGAAGACGGAGAGACAATCGCGAAGCATCAGGTGCTCACCGATTTACGTGGCGTACATTCACACGGCACACGCGCCTTACCGGGTTATCTCAACCTCGTTCTGGACGGGAAGATGAATCCGCAGCCTGAACTCCGCATCGCAACAGAGGGACCGAGTTTCGCTGTTGTTGAGGGAGATAACGGGATGGGGCATCTGGCGAGCACGTTCGCAATGGAGACGGCGATCAAGAAAGCAAAGACAACGGGTATCGCTGCTGCGGGGGTTCGCAACGCCGGTCATTTCGGTGCGGCGGCATGCTACGCAATTATGGCGGCATCGAACCAGATGATCGGGTTTTCCACGACGAATACAGGGGGAGCCTCTATCGTAGCACCCGGCGGCGCAGAAGCCGTGGTCGCCAACAACGCCATGAGTTACGCCTTACCTACCGGCGATGGGCATCCGATTGTGTTGGATATGGCGTGTGGCGTTTCCGCATGGGGGAAGATCGGCACGCTTCGGATGTACGGAAAACCGATTCCCGAAGGATGGCTGATAGATGAGACGGGGCAGCCTACCAGCGATCCAGAGAAGGGACGTTTCCTCGCACCTGCGGCGGGCCCAAGGGGTTACGGCTTGGCACTCATCATGGGCATCTTAGCGGGTCCTTTGAGCGGTGGTTTAATGGCTTGTAATAAGGAAGGCGATCCTTCTGAACACTTCTTCTTTGCGATGGATGTTGCGAGTTTCACAGACTACGAGGATTACGTCGAAGAGGTCCAACGGGGTATTGACAAGATTCACACCTCGAAAACGGCGGAAGGCGTGGAACAGGCATATCTCCCCGGCGAAATTGAGTGGAATAATTACGATAATTACCTTGAAAGCGGCATTCCGATCCACGTAGACCATTTACGCGGTCTCGCTGGCATTGCTGAGAAGTTAGACGTTCCCATCTGTTGGGAATGGTAG
- a CDS encoding tetratricopeptide repeat protein — protein sequence MSQKRISFLLFLFIVFVSITWNAVAQTPQDLYARGMQAAQRGQYTQALRYFQHAIQRDPTSAHAYAGLGTVYIQRRQFAEAEIALKRALDIAPGLLQAEANLALLYTRTARNDEAIYIYQRLRQNHPDSLQIQIGLATAYQKASRFDEAIDAYHRTLNLSPKLAEAMTNLASCYEAVKQQEQAIHHYESALALNPELSMANGNLGAIYQKQGELDKARPLLEKAVRLNPNFTAAAYSLGLIESKQREFERATTLYRRVIAQQSDHIGAYYNLAQALFRLKQTPEGKRAMETYRRLNAIAQEIDTRERALLLEPSNPHKQYQLGRTYEKHGKFDKALEAYQAAVELQPEYAAAHYKLGKLYFRERRFNEAEKAYLSAIAIEPEQSALHAGLGAVYYLQDRFDAALAEYKAALVYDTSLVHAHVGIAVIHHRRGEFEQALAAYQTALKLDAEAHHALNGLARLYLEGVSTSALPGKKEVRIQETIALAEKAVRLAPVPQYLQTLALAYFQAGARQKALKAIRTAIKMEPENDAFRQTLAKMKETDEKTK from the coding sequence ATGTCCCAAAAGAGAATATCGTTCCTTCTCTTTCTCTTTATCGTTTTCGTCAGCATTACGTGGAATGCCGTCGCACAAACACCCCAAGACCTTTACGCCCGCGGTATGCAAGCTGCACAGCGCGGACAATACACACAGGCACTTCGATATTTCCAGCACGCCATCCAACGCGATCCTACGTCTGCCCACGCCTACGCCGGACTCGGAACCGTTTACATCCAACGCAGGCAATTTGCTGAAGCGGAAATCGCCCTCAAACGGGCACTGGATATCGCGCCGGGACTGCTACAAGCCGAGGCAAACCTTGCTTTGCTCTACACAAGAACAGCGCGTAATGACGAGGCAATCTACATCTATCAAAGGCTCCGTCAAAACCACCCAGACTCCCTCCAAATACAGATTGGACTCGCAACCGCTTATCAGAAAGCCTCCCGGTTTGATGAAGCCATAGACGCCTACCACCGGACACTCAACCTTTCACCGAAACTCGCCGAAGCCATGACGAATCTCGCATCCTGCTATGAAGCCGTCAAACAACAGGAGCAGGCAATTCATCACTATGAATCCGCATTAGCTTTGAATCCTGAGCTTTCTATGGCAAACGGGAACTTAGGTGCCATTTATCAAAAACAGGGGGAGCTTGACAAAGCACGTCCACTGTTAGAGAAGGCAGTTCGTCTGAATCCCAATTTTACGGCGGCTGCTTATAGTTTGGGTTTAATCGAATCAAAGCAACGGGAATTCGAGCGTGCCACCACATTATACCGCCGCGTCATTGCGCAACAATCGGATCATATCGGAGCGTATTATAACCTCGCGCAAGCACTGTTCCGATTAAAGCAGACGCCGGAAGGCAAGCGCGCTATGGAAACCTATCGTCGTCTAAACGCAATCGCCCAAGAGATTGACACCCGCGAGCGGGCGCTTCTCCTCGAGCCGAGCAATCCTCACAAACAGTACCAACTCGGACGCACTTACGAAAAGCACGGAAAATTCGACAAGGCACTTGAGGCGTATCAGGCAGCAGTCGAACTTCAGCCAGAATATGCCGCGGCACACTATAAACTCGGCAAACTCTATTTTCGCGAGCGTAGGTTTAACGAAGCAGAAAAAGCCTATCTTAGCGCGATTGCGATTGAGCCCGAGCAATCCGCCCTGCACGCTGGATTAGGCGCAGTCTATTATCTCCAAGATCGGTTCGATGCAGCACTCGCTGAATACAAGGCCGCACTCGTCTATGATACCTCATTAGTGCATGCCCACGTCGGCATTGCGGTCATCCACCACCGTCGTGGCGAATTTGAGCAAGCACTCGCCGCATATCAGACGGCTTTAAAGTTAGACGCAGAGGCGCATCACGCCCTGAATGGATTAGCAAGGCTCTATCTTGAAGGTGTTTCCACTTCAGCACTACCGGGTAAAAAAGAGGTTCGCATCCAAGAAACCATCGCCTTGGCTGAAAAAGCCGTCCGTTTAGCACCCGTCCCGCAATACCTACAGACCCTTGCCTTAGCCTACTTTCAGGCAGGGGCGCGTCAAAAAGCCTTGAAAGCGATTCGGACCGCTATCAAAATGGAACCCGAAAACGATGCCTTTCGACAGACGCTCGCAAAAATGAAAGAGACAGATGAAAAAACAAAATAG